The Chromatiales bacterium genomic sequence AAGGGGTGACCAGCAGCCGGCGCATCGAGCGGCTGTGCCGCGAGAACATCGTGTTCATGGCGCTCGGCGCCGATCTGCAACCCGACCACAGCACGATTGCCGATTTCATCTCGCGCTCGCCTGAAACCATCGGCGGGCTGTTCACCCAGATCGTCATGACCTGCGACAAGCTGGGCCTGATCGGCAAGGAGATGTTCGCCATCGACGGCTGCAAGCTGCCCTCCAATGCCTCGAAGCAGTGGAGCGGCACACAC encodes the following:
- a CDS encoding transposase; translated protein: GVTSSRRIERLCRENIVFMALGADLQPDHSTIADFISRSPETIGGLFTQIVMTCDKLGLIGKEMFAIDGCKLPSNASKQWSGTHEAELKGSEPF